AGGTGTCAACCTTGACGGTTGTGATGCCTTTTTCAAATTTACTGAGGTTGTTGGGACTAATAGCAGTACCAGCGGCTTCTTTTAGAGTAAAGCCTCTCTCCTCTCGGATTTGTTTGATAACTGAACCAAAGTTTATTTCCATTTTACTAATCTCCTTGTGATTTTACTTTATTATACACTATTTCAACTAGATAAGAAAAAAACAACAAAAAGATACGATATTGAGAAGTTTTGTAAGGGATTTCGGCGAAAAACTATTTTTTTCGTCGTTTTTCTTTACTAGTAGGAAAAGTATGCTATAGTATAGGGGAATAATATTTAAAGGAGTTTGTCTATGAAATTCAAACCAGTTTTGTTTGCTAGTTTAGCAGTAGTAGCACTAGGAGCTACTACAGTTCTTGATACAGAAGGAAACCTGCCCTTCTCATCACAAATTGTTCATGCAGATTCGAGTGATATCGTGGGGATTAAAAAACATGATGTGAAAATTACACTAAAACAGCATCCTACATTAGAGAAATTAGATATCACGGCTACGATTGATAGTTTACCTAGAGGAGTATACAGTAATTCTATTAGTAGTGTTTTTGGTTTTTTTAAAAATGTTAACACTGGTGAACTTCATCAATATATTCTACCAAATATGTCGTTCACTTCTTATGAATTGTCAGTTTCAAGAGAGTTTTATTGGAATAATGATAATTTGATATCTTTAGCAGATGGAGATTATTGGATTGTGTATTCTGATACATTAGAGGATACAGAAGGTGCTCCTCGCTATGAACACCGTTACTACGGACAGTCTGAAATTGTGACAATTAAAGATCATAAAATTATCAGCATCGGTGGACGAAGACAAGCTACAGCCCAGTCTCAAAGCTCTCAAGCTCAAACACATTCTACTACTAGCAGCACAGCTTCTGGAAAAAATGGCTGGTCAGGCAGCTCTTACTACCAAAATGGCAACAAGGTCTATAGCAAGTGGATCTATGATTACCAATATAAGTCTTACTTCTATATCGATGCTGCGGGTAACTATGTTCAAAATGCTTGGGTGGGCAATTACTACCTCAAATCTGGCGGTTACATGGCACAAAATGAGTGGGTATATGATAAAAACTATGGAGCCTATTACTATTTGACTGGTGAAGGTAGCTATGCTCGTAGTTCTTGGGTCGGTAACTATTACCTCAAAGCAAATGGTAAAATGGCCAAGAGCGAATGGATTTATGACAGAAATTATAGAGCATACTATTACCTAACAGGTGAAGGTAGTTATGCACGTAATGCTTGGATTGGTGATTATTACCTTAAATCTAATGGTAAGATGGCCGTTAGTGAACGAACTCCAGATGGCTATCGAGTAGATGGTTCAGGTAAATGGATTCGTTAGTAGGAGATGATGGTAATTTATGATGAAAATGAAAACAGTATTAGTCTCGGCCTTGTCTATTTTAGTCGTAGGCTCTACAGCTCTCGTTAACGTTCAGGAAGTAATGGCTGACACTCCTAACATTGCTAAATCCGACTATGATCCTTCTAAAGTTAAGAATTTAAAAGTACAGATGAATTTGAGTCAAGATACAAGTTCGGGAAAATTAAAGATTACAGCTAGTATTGATACCTTCCCGGAAGGAATGAATGAGGTTTCTATTCCCTTCTTCTTATTTAATGTTAAAACTCAAGTGACTGAAAAGTTCCCTGGATTAGCTGATGCTATTTTTACACCTAGTCAACCAAGCGTGACAAGGGAATATGATATGAATCAGGCTAATTTGAATGCTTTTGCGGATGGCGAGTATCGAATTGTTTTGAGAGATTGGAAACAGCCTCCGTATGGTTACTATCGTTATTATGGTCACACTGAGATTGTTACCATCCAAGACCATAAAATGGTTGGAACAGGTACTCATATCGATCAGGCAAAAAATGGCTGGTTCGGTAATTCATACTATAAAAATGGAGTTAAAGCAAGAAACGAATATATTCGCAGTTCTGATAGAAGAGGAGTATATTATGTAGATTCGGATGGTAACTTGGTTGAAAATAAATGGTTTGGGAATTTCTACTTTAAACCTGGTGGTTTAATGGCACAGCAAGAGTGGATTTACGATAAAAATTATGGGGCCTGGTACTATATATTAGCTCAATCAGGATATGTAAAAAACGCTTGGATTGGGAATTACTACCTCAAATCTGATGGTAAAATGGCTCAGAGTGAGTGGATTTATGATAATTACTATAAATCATATTACTATTTAACATCAAATGGAAGCTACGCTCGAAACGCTTGGATTGGAAATTACTATCTCAAATCGAATGGTAAAATGGCCAAGAGTGAGTGGATTTATGACAGAAATTATGGAGCTTATTATTACTTAACTAGTGAAGGTAGCTATGCCCGCAATACTTGGGTAGGCGATTACTATCTTAAAGCTAACGGTAAGATGGCTGTTAATGAACGTACACCAGATGGTTACCGTGTAGATGGCTCAGGTAAATGGATTCGCTAGTAAGATATTGGTTGAAATAAAAACGAGAGAGCCTAATCTGTATGAGAAAAGGAATCCTTTTAGGAAAGTATCTTAAAAGGATTTCTCTGTGTTTGAAATAAAACTATGAGTACCAATTTCTGTTATAACCATGCCACTATCATCATTCTTGTATTTTTGTAATTTACTTGCTACAATGGATAAAGCAGTGTCTTCAATTACCAACTATGCTATGTTGACTTTCAACATGGTCGTCCTGGTTTAGGTTATATTGTTTACATTTTTGGATGGGTCTTATTTGGCTATTATTTGGTAGATAAAAAATGGATACAATCAGAAAGGAATCATTGAGAAGATTTGAAAAAGATGAAAAAGTATTTACGATATAGTATCGTTTTCCTAGTTGCCTTGCTTTTTTTAGGGGCTTGTGGAAAGAAGGAAGAATCCTCTTCAGAGGTAATGGATCAGATTGATATTGCGAATTCTCTTGAAACAGACAATTTTGATGAGTGGTATCGTTCTTTTGGAACGATTGAACATTTATCAGGTGAGATGCCCTTATTTGGAACCATTGATCTTGGTTATAATGGTCAGGCCATTATTGTAAGAGATGGAAAAGAGATGTTGCATGGCCGTGATCGTGGTGGAATAATGAAAGGTCAATTTACGATTAAAAAGTATGCAGGGGACACCAAGGTCACGACCATTGATTACGAGCTCGATAAGACCTATGTCGTTGGAAAGTCATACTCTAAAACAACAGTCCTACCAGAAGTTGAGGCATCGCTTTCAATATCTCAGGAAGAGATTGACCGCATCGAAACAGACTTTAAAAATCAGTCCTATACTTTCTATGGCTACAAGGATCCTAACGGCTATCTCATCTTGACAGATGGTAAAGAAGACAAACCAACAGTCTATCTTTACAAGCT
This portion of the Streptococcus mitis B6 genome encodes:
- a CDS encoding choline-binding protein Cbp7; the encoded protein is MMKMKTVLVSALSILVVGSTALVNVQEVMADTPNIAKSDYDPSKVKNLKVQMNLSQDTSSGKLKITASIDTFPEGMNEVSIPFFLFNVKTQVTEKFPGLADAIFTPSQPSVTREYDMNQANLNAFADGEYRIVLRDWKQPPYGYYRYYGHTEIVTIQDHKMVGTGTHIDQAKNGWFGNSYYKNGVKARNEYIRSSDRRGVYYVDSDGNLVENKWFGNFYFKPGGLMAQQEWIYDKNYGAWYYILAQSGYVKNAWIGNYYLKSDGKMAQSEWIYDNYYKSYYYLTSNGSYARNAWIGNYYLKSNGKMAKSEWIYDRNYGAYYYLTSEGSYARNTWVGDYYLKANGKMAVNERTPDGYRVDGSGKWIR